A genomic window from Triticum urartu cultivar G1812 chromosome 7, Tu2.1, whole genome shotgun sequence includes:
- the LOC125521648 gene encoding putative disease resistance protein RGA3 has translation MAESLLLPLVRGVAGKATDALVETVTRMCGLDDDRQALERCLLAVECKLANAEEMSETNPYVKSWMKELKSVAYQADDVLDDFQYEALRRQSKIGKSTTRKVLSYITRHSPLLFRFEMSRKLKNVLKKINKLVKEMNTFGLESSVRREERQHPWRQTHSKLDETTQIFGRDDDKEVVVKLLLDQQDQRRVQVLPIIGMGGLGKTTLAKMVYNDQGVQQHFELKMWHCVSDNFDFIALLKSIIELAVSGRCDMPDTIEMLQKKLEQVIGQKRFMLVLDDVWNEDERNWEDVLKPLLCSVGGPGSVIIVTTRSQKVASIMQTLRPHKLACLSEQDSWELFAQKAYSNGVEQEQAELVSIGRRIVNKCGGLPLALKTMGGLLSSYQQVQEWKAIEENDIGDRVRGKDEIMSILKLSYKHLSSEMKQCFTFLAVFPKDYVIDKDRLIQLWMANGFIQEKGTKDLTLRGEFIFNELVWRSFLQDKQECTHYYGVKGYVTINCKMHDLMHDLAKDVTDECASIEELTQKKSLLKDVCHMQMSKAELEQISGLGKGRTNLRTLLAPTESHKDFEELLQVSTSLRALHCSPSSIVICKAINAKHLRYLDLSGSNIAALPNSICVLYNLQTLRLIDCRKLQQLPEDMARLRKLIHLHLSGCDRLESMFPNFGLLNNLHILTTFVVGTGDGLGIEQLKDLQHLSNRLELFNLSKIKSGRNAKKANLGQKKNLSELLFSWDQEIDDEPRDVEEVLQCLEPHSNIQKLEIRGYHGLEISQWMRKPQMFDCLRELEISDCPKCKSIPLIWLSVSLEILVLQKMDNLTTLCNNIDVEAGGCITPLQIFPRLKKMRLIELQSLEKWAENSVGEPQMFNCLEELEMSDCPRCESIPVVWSSVSLEILCLEKMDNLKTLCNNLDVKARGCITPMQIFPRLKKMRLIELGSLEIWAENSVGERSDNLLTFPVLEELEIKNCPKLASIPVIPVVSNLRIVGVHSTAVGSVFMSIRLGSWPFLASLTLWSPEDIPMLPLNTQQGQSQRPLEKLKRLTLEGPNSLVRSSGLSSLHLIIWKCFQFVEQLRFIGCSDLVRWPSEELRCLEHLRVLWIYHCDNLEGNTSSSDEETLPLSLEHLMIRGCKSLAKLPWNLGNLTKLKSLDVSGCSGLKALSNGMCGLTSLRKLLILGCPALEVLPHGLLERLPALEELKIDDCPRLGRRCREGGEYFHLLSSVPSKYIL, from the coding sequence ATGGCAGAGTCGCTGCTTCTCCCTCTAGTGCGCGGCGTGGCTGGGAAGGCCACAGACGCACTCGTCGAGACGGTGACCCGCATGTGTGGCCTCGACGACGACCGCCAAGCGCTCGAGCGGTGTCTACTAGCCGTCGAGTGCAAGCTGGCCAACGCTGAGGAGATGAGCGAGACAAATCCCTATGTCAAGAGCTGGATGAAGGAGCTCAAGTCCGTCGCCTACCAGGCCGACGACGTGCTCGACGACTTCCAGTACGAGGCGCTGCGCCGCCAGTCTAAGATTGGCAAGTCTACTACCCGAAAGGTGCTCAGCTACATCACGCGCCACAGCCCGCTGCTCTTCCGCTTTGAAATGAGCAGGAAACTCAAGAACGTCCTCAAGAAGATCAATAAGTTGGTTAAGGAGATGAACACGTTTGGCTTGGAGAGTTCTGTCCGTAGGGAGGAGCGGCAACATCCTTGGCGGCAGACGCACTCAAAACTGGACGAGACTACCCAGATCTTTGGAAGAGATGATGAtaaggaggtggtggtgaagttACTGCTGGACCAGCAGGATCAGCGGAGAGTGCAGGTGCTGCCCATCATTGGGATGGGAGGTCTTGGCAAGACGACTCTTGCTAAGATGGTCTATAATGACCAAGGGGTCCAGCAACATTTCGAGTTGAAGATGTGGCACTGTGTGTCCGACAACTTTGATTTCATTGCTCTCTTGAAATCCATCATTGAGTTGGCTGTAAGTGGAAGATGTGACATGCCTGACACGATTGAGATGTTGCAAAAGAAACTTGAGCAAGTCATTGGCCAAAAAAGGTTTATGCTCGTGCTTGATGATGTGTGGAATGAAGATGAGAGGAACTGGGAGGATGTCCTGAAGCCTCTTTTGTGTTCTGTTGGTGGACCAGGAAGCGTAATTATTGTCACAACTCGAAGCCAGAAAGTGGCCTCTATAATGCAGACCCTTCGACCCCATAAGCTAGCATGTTTGAGTGAACAAGATTCATGGGAATTGTTTGCACAGAAAGCATATAGCAACGGTGTAGAGCAGGAGCAAGCAGAGTTGGTCAGCATTGGCAGACGTATTGTCAACAAATGCGGGGGGCTGCCTCTTGCTCTCAAGACAATGGGTGGATTGCTAAGTTCATATCAACAAGTACAAGAATGGAAGGCGATCGAAGAAAATGATATTGGGGATAGAGTTAGAGGCAAAGATGAGATCATGTCTATATTAAAGTTGAGCTACAAACACCTGTCATCTGAAATGAAGCAATGTTTTACATTTTTAGCAGTTTTCCCCAAGGACTATGTGATAGACAAGGATAGGTTGATCCAACTATGGATGGCAAATGGTTTTATTCAAGAGAAGGGAACAAAGGATTTGACACTAAGAGGAGAATTCATTTTCAATGAGTTGGTTTGGAGGTCCTTCCTCCAAGATAAGCAGGAGTGCACACACTATTATGGTGTAAAAGGATATGTGACTATTAACTGTAAAATGCATGATTTAATGCATGATCTAGCAAAAGATGTCACAGATGAATGTGCAAGTATAGAAGAACTGACTCAGAAGAAATCATTGTTAAAAGATGTTTGTCACATGCAAATGTCAAAGGCTGAATTGGAACAAATCAGTGGGTTGGGCAAAGGCAGAACAAACCTCCGCACTTTGTTAGCTCCTACAGAATCACACAAGGATTTTGAAGAGTTGCTGCAAGTATCGACATCATTAAGAGCATTGCATTGCTCACCTTCTTCAATTGTCATTTGCAAGGCTATAAATGCAAAACATTTACGGTATCTTGACCTCTCTGGGTCTAACATTGCTGCATTGCCAAATTCAATATGCGTGTTGTATAACTTGCAAACATTGAGGCTGATAGATTGCAGGAAGTTGCAGCAGTTACCAGAAGACATGGCAAGACTGAGAAAGCTCATCCATCTTCATCTTTCTGGTTGTGATCGTCTTGAAAGCATGTTTCCAAACTTTGGTCTACTGAACAACCTTCACATATTAACAACATTTGTTGTGGGTACTGGAGATGGCCTTGGGATAGAGCAGCTCAAAGATTTGCAACACCTTAGCAATAGGTTGGAACTGTTCAATTTGAGCAAGATAAAGAGTGGGAGAAATGCAAAAAAAGCCAATCTAGGTCAGAAGAAAAATCTAAGTGAGTTGTTGTTCTCTTGGGACCAAGAAATAGATGATGAGCCTAGAGACGTGGAAGAAGTGCTTCAGTGTTTAGAACCTCATAGTAATATCCAAAAACTGGAGATACGTGGATATCATGGCCTAGAAATATCACAATGGATGAGAAAGCCTCAGATGTTTGACTGCTTGAGAGAACTTGAAATATCTGATTGCCCAAAATGCAAGAGTATCCCTTTAATATGGCTCTCGGTCTCTCTAGAAATTTTGGTCTTACAGAAAATGGATAACCTGACAACATTATGTAATAACATTGATGTGGAAGCTGGAGGATGCATTACCCCTCTGCAAATTTTCCCAAGGTTGAAGAAGATGAGGTTGATTGAATTACAAAGCCTGGAGAAATGGGCAGAAAATAGTGTAGGAGAGCCTCAGATGTTTAACTGTTTGGAAGAACTTGAAATGTCCGACTGCCCAAGATGCGAGAGTATACCTGTCGTATGGTCATCGGTCTCTCTGGAGATTTTGTGCTTGGAGAAGATGGATAACCTGAAAACATTATGTAATAACCTTGATGTCAAAGCCAGAGGATGCATTACCCCTATGCAAATTTTCCCTAGGTTGAAGAAGATGAGATTAATCGAGTTAGGAAGCCTGGAGATATGGGCAGAAAATAGTGTGGGAGAGCGTAGTGATAACCTGCTAACATTCCCGGTGCTTGAAGAGCTAGAGATCAAAAATTGCCCCAAGCTTGCAAGCATTCCAGTGATCCCCGTTGTTAGCAACTTGAGAATAGTTGGGGTTCACAGTACTGCAGTCGGTTCAGTTTTTATGAGCATCCGTTTAGGCTCCTGGCCATTTCTCGCCAGCTTAACTCTTTGGTCTCCGGAAGACATACCCATGTTGCCTCTAAACACCCAGCAAGGCCAAAGTCAAAGACCTCTTGAAAAACTTAAGCGTCTGACTCTAGAAGGGCCCAACAGCTTGGTCAGAAGCTCCGGATTGTCCAGTTTACACCTTATAATTTGGAAATGCTTTCAGTTCGTGGAACAACTGAGGTTTATTGGATGCAGCGATCTTGTCCGCTGGCCATCAGAGGAGCTCCGGTGCTTGGAACACCTCCGTGTTCTGTGGATCTATCATTGTGACAACCTGGAGGGGAACACTTCATCGTCTGATGAGGAGACCCTTCCGCTCTCCTTAGAGCATTTGATGATTCGGGGCTGCAAAAGTCTAGCCAAGCTGCCTTGGAACCTCGGAAATCTGACCAAGCTGAAGAGTCTCGATGTGTCTGGCTGCAGTGGCCTGAAAGCTCTCTCTAATGGGATGTGTGGCCTCACTTCTCTTAGGAAATTGTTGATTTTGGGTTGTCCAGCTTTGGAGGTATTGCCGCATGGTCTCCTGGAGCGGTTGCCAGCCCTCGAAGAATTAAAGATAGATGATTGCCCCAGGTTGGGAAGACGATGCAGAGAAGGTGGGGAGTATTTCCACTTGCTCTCCTCTGTCCCAAGTAAATATATTTTGTGA